A stretch of Lactiplantibacillus brownii DNA encodes these proteins:
- a CDS encoding glycine cleavage system protein H: protein MPEHQSVWKTMIQYYQDEHQAIHAPMVYGDIWVRTKSRQRLVFGLTADAQAALGTVTAIDYPALNTHLEAGEILLTITGTNMTKQLATPFSVTVQKLNTDLADNPQLITDNIEKDNWLSKLRAD, encoded by the coding sequence ATGCCCGAACATCAATCAGTCTGGAAAACGATGATCCAATATTATCAGGATGAGCATCAAGCCATCCATGCACCCATGGTCTACGGCGATATCTGGGTTCGCACCAAGTCTCGTCAACGATTAGTTTTCGGCCTGACCGCCGATGCTCAAGCAGCCTTGGGAACCGTTACAGCGATTGACTACCCAGCACTCAATACGCACCTCGAAGCTGGCGAAATCTTGTTGACCATTACTGGCACCAATATGACTAAGCAACTTGCAACCCCCTTCAGTGTTACCGTGCAAAAGTTGAATACCGATTTAGCGGACAACCCACAACTGATCACTGATAACATTGAGAAAGATAATTGGCTTTCCAAACTCAGAGCTGATTAA
- the apf gene encoding aggregation-promoting factor: MKMKNVLLSTAAAASSLFAIGATAQAATITVKAGDTVSAIANENNTTISAIEKANQLKNVNLIFVGQQLEVNGTSNTATTQSTTTTTTQSSQTTQSYSAPAAKTQTQAATTTSNYSNNGSDSSAKAWIANKESGGSYSATNGQYIGKYQLSASYLGGDYSAANQERVADSYVSSRYGSWSAAKAHWISNGWY; this comes from the coding sequence ATGAAAATGAAGAACGTTTTATTATCTACTGCTGCAGCCGCTTCTAGTCTTTTTGCTATCGGTGCTACTGCCCAAGCAGCCACGATCACGGTTAAGGCCGGCGACACAGTTTCAGCTATTGCCAACGAAAACAACACAACTATTTCAGCAATTGAAAAAGCTAACCAATTAAAGAATGTTAACTTGATTTTTGTTGGTCAACAACTTGAAGTTAATGGGACTAGCAATACTGCGACAACTCAATCAACTACTACAACGACGACTCAATCAAGCCAAACAACTCAAAGCTACAGCGCACCAGCTGCTAAGACTCAAACTCAAGCTGCAACCACAACTTCTAACTATAGTAACAACGGTTCAGATAGTTCAGCTAAAGCTTGGATTGCTAACAAAGAATCTGGTGGCTCATACAGCGCAACCAACGGCCAATACATTGGTAAGTATCAATTAAGTGCTTCTTACTTAGGTGGCGACTATTCCGCTGCCAACCAAGAACGTGTTGCTGACAGTTATGTTTCTTCACGTTACGGTTCATGGTCAGCTGCTAAGGCTCATTGGATCTCAAACGGCTGGTACTAA
- a CDS encoding sce7725 family protein encodes MTYYPYFRGRMYDLLALKTLAEQQQLGPKIIPIIEPVRDSKELQQTVQCLIDQQQPFSVVANPQVSVYGLNHTKLYPLPALNELPFYHPSAILAADFSSDFLTTTHGQTSLLVATNYPLLKAYQHTTMLKRVSGVLIPDEARLQQLVGDRAILLTDPLTFRAHVADYAELTDEFFTAANWVTPPFGTQGYGDYSVVGSVYFDKGMPSRAIALHLIYVTASGQLRLHHFVSDSNDQMRGQKQKFFEALQKLVDWAPAHLTGLNATPALAELLAYQTGTKFPGLGIIKKLALMHHIQLIHRLLTRPN; translated from the coding sequence ATGACTTACTATCCTTATTTTCGTGGACGTATGTATGATCTATTGGCGCTGAAAACATTGGCCGAGCAACAGCAATTAGGGCCCAAAATCATCCCGATCATTGAACCCGTTCGTGATTCAAAGGAACTACAACAAACCGTTCAATGCTTGATTGATCAGCAACAGCCATTTAGTGTCGTCGCAAACCCGCAAGTCAGTGTCTACGGCTTGAATCACACGAAGTTGTACCCGTTGCCCGCTTTAAATGAGCTACCATTCTATCACCCCAGTGCCATTTTGGCGGCTGATTTTAGTTCGGATTTTTTGACCACCACGCACGGACAAACCAGTCTTTTAGTGGCAACCAACTATCCGTTGCTGAAAGCTTATCAACACACCACCATGTTAAAGCGTGTGAGTGGCGTGTTGATCCCCGATGAAGCCCGCTTACAACAACTCGTGGGTGATCGCGCCATTTTATTGACCGATCCACTCACTTTTCGCGCCCATGTCGCTGACTACGCTGAACTAACGGACGAATTTTTCACCGCCGCTAATTGGGTGACGCCACCATTTGGGACGCAAGGCTATGGGGACTACTCCGTGGTCGGCAGTGTTTATTTCGACAAGGGTATGCCATCACGTGCCATTGCGTTACATCTGATTTATGTCACCGCCTCGGGACAACTACGTCTTCATCATTTTGTCTCCGATAGCAACGATCAGATGCGTGGGCAAAAGCAAAAATTCTTTGAGGCCTTACAAAAGTTAGTCGACTGGGCACCGGCACATCTAACCGGATTAAACGCCACTCCAGCGCTAGCCGAATTACTGGCCTACCAAACTGGCACCAAATTTCCAGGTCTCGGAATCATTAAAAAATTGGCCCTGATGCATCATATTCAACTCATACACCGACTATTGACCCGTCCCAACTAA